Proteins from one Kazachstania africana CBS 2517 chromosome 1, complete genome genomic window:
- the KIN4 gene encoding putative serine/threonine protein kinase KIN4 (similar to Saccharomyces cerevisiae KIN4 (YOR233W) and YPL141C; ancestral locus Anc_8.654): protein MNTFPKHHSSNFLSQNNNPSHNSSRRKHVTFGPYIVGSTLGKGEFGKVKLGWSRKNESTDISKQVAIKLIRRDSILQDREKEIKIYREINALKHLTHPNIVRLEEVLQNSKYIGIVLEYASGGEFYKYIQKKRRLKEPIACKLFAQLVSGVYYMHSKGLVHRDLKLENLLLDKNENLIITDFGFVNEFLQNNELMKTSCGSPCYAAPELVVTSNPYKARKADVWSCGIILFAMLAGYLPWDDDPDNPRGDDIAKLYNYITTSPLKFPSYISAIPRDLLRKILVANPNQRLSLREIETHQWLKPHSSFLKISPKEWDDVMKLKADPSKIRPKLQNYKARPQSALPVSSKYYDAASHSNRGSLVMDSNLLSIPVPPKESPSHVFTKPSSPSTDDKLSPVRNKNKHARSNSAASLALQAFVEAEKEHWNRASIQHNKLHRVATPQNQMPQVTEEDTSPVEKYENYEMLKKKIQPANQTNNNGVNSPVAGQPKRRPRPTTYHLPISASSSMVPDTQEAKLSMINEAAFRYNSGSALSFSHKETSPFDSLSSLAPLGTELLPSTTGNTPESINDTDLKMGQVLHRAKERTELEGSGITVHVQRPEDSTLHVRKRDDGSPVPLENMRNFSDQSIAEYVSLNVPGRTALEKKSQKKRFSLLSFYSSYSSSKSSLFVGNNNSSTNATSKIKNTSRITSSQENKSTQSRHSSSYVTAPSSRQPSFQMATENVNINNENRRPTVRSSMMVGSLSQKNTSDTSEHEVQQENGQLPPIREREPSTARKVIDFFKRRSLRF from the coding sequence ATGAATACCTTTCCCAAGCATCattcatctaattttttatctcaaaataataaccCTTCTCATAACTCCTCTAGAAGAAAGCATGTAACGTTTGGACCATACATAGTAGGATCTACACTGGGAAAGGGAGAGTTTGGTAAGGTCAAATTAGGCTggtcaagaaaaaatgaaagtacTGACATTTCTAAACAAGTTGCAATCAAGCTTATAAGAAGAGATTCGATACTACAAGACCgtgagaaagaaataaagatTTACCGTGAAATCAATGCATTGAAACACTTAACCCACCCAAACATTGTTAGATTGGAGGAAGTATTACAAAACTCGAAATATATTGGTATTGTCCTCGAATATGCTTCAGGCGGtgaattttataaatatattcagAAAAAAAGGAGACTCAAGGAACCTATAGCTTGTAAATTATTTGCACAACTAGTAAGTGGAGTTTATTATATGCATTCCAAGGGTTTGGTACATCGTGATCtcaaattggaaaatttattattggataaaaatgaaaatctTATTATTACTGATTTTGGCTTTGTTAATGAATTccttcaaaataatgaactCATGAAAACGTCCTGTGGTTCTCCATGTTATGCAGCACCTGAACTAGTCGTCACTTCAAACCCTTATAAAGCTAGAAAGGCGGATGTCTGGTCCTGTGGTATCATTCTCTTTGCCATGTTGGCTGGCTATCTGCCTTGGGATGACGATCCTGATAATCCAAGAGGCGATGATATTGCCAAGTTGTATAATTACATCACTACCTCTCCATTAAAATTTCCCAGTTATATTAGTGCCATTCCAAGAGATCTTCTGAGAAAAATATTAGTTGCCAACCCTAATCAAAGGCTATCCTTGAGAGAAATAGAGACGCATCAGTGGCTAAAACCTCACTCgtcttttttaaaaatatcacCAAAGGAATGGGATGATGttatgaaattgaaggCTGATCCTTCCAAGATTAGACCCAAACTACAGAACTATAAAGCTAGACCACAATCTGCATTACCAGTGTCCTCCAAATATTACGACGCAGCAAGCCATAGCAATAGAGGTTCATTGGTAATGGACtctaatttattatctatACCTGTACCTCCAAAGGAATCACCATCTCATGTATTTACGAAGCCTTCTTCGCCCTCAACAGATGACAAACTGTCCCCTGTAAGAAATAAGAATAAGCACGCCAGAAGTAACTCAGCCGCTTCACTTGCTTTACAAGCTTTTGTAGAAGCTGAGAAGGAACATTGGAATCGTGCAAGTATACAACATAATAAATTGCATAGAGTGGCCACTCCCCAAAATCAAATGCCTCAAGttactgaagaagatacATCTCCAgtagaaaaatatgaaaactATGAaatgttgaagaaaaaaatccaACCTGCGAATCAGACGAATAATAATGGGGTTAATTCACCAGTCGCTGGGCAGCCAAAAAGAAGGCCAAGACCAACGACATATCACTTGCCAATATCAGCCTCATCTTCTATGGTCCCCGATACCCAGGAAGCAAAACTTTCTATGATCAACGAGGCAGCTTTCAGATACAATAGCGGATCTGCTTTATCGTTTAGTCATAAGGAAACTTCTCCTTTCGattcactttcttctttagcACCCTTAGGTACAGAGTTGCTACCTTCTACGACTGGTAATACCCCAGAGTCAATAAATGACACCGATCTCAAAATGGGGCAAGTGTTACACAGGGCAAAAGAAAGAACCGAATTAGAAGGTAGTGGAATAACAGTCCATGTTCAAAGGCCAGAGGATTCGACATTGCATGTTAGAAAAAGAGATGATGGTTCTCCCGTTCCTCTTGAAAAtatgagaaatttttctgatCAGTCAATTGCAGAGTATGTATCATTGAATGTTCCTGGAAGGACGGCATTGGAGAAGAAATCACAAAAGAAGAGATTCAGTTTATTGTCATTTTATTCCTCATACAGTAGTTCAAAATCAAGCCTATTTGTAGGAAACAACAATTCTAGCACAAATGCTACTtctaaaatcaaaaatacCTCCAGAATTACTTCCAGCCAGGAGAATAAGAGTACACAGTCAAGACATTCGTCCTCATATGTCACTGCGCCATCTAGTAGACAGCCATCTTTCCAGATGGCAACAGAAAAtgtaaatattaataaCGAAAACAGAAGACCAACTGTTAGGTCATCAATGATGGTTGGCTCGTTATCCCAGAAAAACACCTCCGACACCTCGGAACATGAAGTGcaacaagaaaatggaCAGTTGCCGCCCATCAGAGAACGCGAACCATCTACGGCCAGAAAAgttattgatttcttcaagAGAAGAAGTTTAAGGTTCTAA
- the RPL33B gene encoding 60S ribosomal protein eL33 (similar to Saccharomyces cerevisiae RPL33B (YOR234C) and RPL33A (YPL143W); ancestral locus Anc_8.655), whose product MAESHRLYVKGKHVSYQRSKSTNNPNVSLVKIEGVANPEDAQFYLGKRVAYVYRASKEIRGSKIRVMWGKITRTHGNSGVVRAKFRNNLPAKTFGASVRIFLYPSNI is encoded by the exons ATGGCTGAATCTCATAGAT TATACGTTAAAGGTAAGCACGTATCTTATCAAAGATCTAAGAGCACCAACAACCCAAACGTCTCTTTAGTTAAGATTGAAGGTGTTGCCAACCCAGAAGATGCTCAATTTTACTTAGGTAAGCGTGTTGCTTACGTCTACAGAGCTTCCAAAGAAATTAGAGGTTCTAAGATCAGAGTGATGTGGGGTAAGATTACCAGAACTCACGGTAACTCTGGTGTTGTCAGAGCTAAATTCAGAAACAACTTACCAGCTAAGACTTTCGGTGCTTCCGTTAGAATCTTCTTATATCCTTCTAAcatttaa
- the POC4 gene encoding Poc4p (similar to Saccharomyces cerevisiae YPL144W; ancestral locus Anc_8.656) gives MSVKTVFKTITSESSLNQSIPIEIIATIPEDLQASKIPISLTLCYQKDRNNDSKYQIPSTFMYYHYSIPNRLRTKKATDDDVIGIPLIDTDNDWIKDISRKIANMVAKKYNKPCYVAWSNTKLMDNSTISMDQLFVLRSCMEFVQSIMKQ, from the coding sequence ATGTCAGTTAAAACTGTTTTTAAAACTATAACTTCGGAGTCTTCTTTGAATCAGAGCATTCCAATCGAAATTATTGCTACTATCCCAGAAGATTTACAAGCATCTAAGATACCAATATCTTTAACTCTCTGTTATCAAAAGGATAGAAACAAcgattcaaaatatcaaatccCATCAACTTTCATGTATTACCACTATTCCATACCAAACCGTTTACGTACAAAGAAAGCAACAGATGATGATGTAATTGGGATCCCTTTAATTGATACAGACAACGACTGGATTAAAGATAtctcaagaaaaattgCCAATATGGTCGccaagaaatataataaacCATGTTACGTTGCTTGGAGTAACACGAAATTGATGGATAATTCCACAATCTCGATGGACCAATTATTTGTCTTAAGAAGTTGTATGGAGTTCGTCCAGtcaataatgaaacaataa
- the DFR1 gene encoding dihydrofolate reductase (similar to Saccharomyces cerevisiae DFR1 (YOR236W); ancestral locus Anc_8.657) — MACAAPKHVPVVSIVAALLPDMGIGFQQSLPWRLSKEMKYFREVTSSTFDGGKQNAVIMGRKTWESIPSRFRPLPNRINVVLSRSFENGQMKQVSLDENKTYFQSSSLQRSIDSLMSLMGEKLERIYIIGGSEIYNHAFDVIDHVLITKLEPVDTVRPKMDTFLDVAKLNDSFQEMNQNLADFLPPNVTLPKPHNQAYIENENGYKFEFSLYSRK, encoded by the coding sequence ATGGCTTGCGCAGCACCAAAACACGTCCCTGTAGTCAGTATAGTCGCTGCATTGCTACCTGATATGGGTATTGGCTTCCAACAGTCGTTGCCATGGCGATTATCcaaagaaatgaaatattttagGGAAGTAACTTCTTCTACTTTTGATGGAGGGAAACAGAATGCTGTTATTATGGGGAGGAAAACATGGGAGTCCATTCCTTCTAGGTTTAGACCATTGCCCAACAGGATTAACGTCGTTCTTTCGAGAAGTTTCGAAAATGGTCAGATGAAACAAGTCTCTCtagatgaaaataagaCTTATTTCCAAAGTAGTTCTCTACAAAGATCCATAGACTCTTTAATGTCCTTGATGGGTGAAAAACTGGAAAGAATCTACATAATAGGTGGCAGTGAAATCTACAACCATGCATTCGACGTCATCGATCACGTCCTAATAACAAAATTAGAGCCTGTAGATACCGTGAGACCTAAAATGGATACATTCCTGGACGTCGCGAAATTGAACGACTCGTTCCAAGAGATGAACCAGAACCTGGCTGATTTTCTACCCCCCAATGTCACATTACCGAAGCCCCACAACCAGGCTTACATCGAAAATGAAAACGGCTACAAATTCGAATTCTCACTGTACAGTAGGAAGTAA
- the HES1 gene encoding oxysterol-binding protein related protein HES1 (similar to Saccharomyces cerevisiae HES1 (YOR237W) and KES1 (YPL145C); ancestral locus Anc_8.658) yields MSSQANSSSWTSFLKSVTSFNGDLSSLTAPPFILSPISLSEFSQYWAEHPDLFLEPSFVNADNFKEHFVEDPEVESAEIVRMICVVRWFIATLRSQYCTRNESTGSEKKPLNPFLGELFVGKWESKENENFGETILLSEQVSHHPPMTAYTIFNDKNEVRLEGYNQVKASFGKSLTLSVKQLGHAILNVKDESYLITLPPLHLEGLLVAAPFVELEGRSYIQSSTGLHCVIEYSGKGYFSGKSNSFKARIFKTAEDAKDKESALYTISGQWSGTSKISKGKTELGTFHDAKEAAPEHLTVKPIEDQHPLESRKAWKDVADAITQGDMTLIAQTKSTLEESQRELRKQEEEKGIDWERRWFKDINYDASTEDENTNIPQENDIFTKLAENFNLSTKNVASGTLVGEKDDKKEGATSIHWRFQRDLWDAEKEVVV; encoded by the coding sequence ATGTCATCTCAAGCAAACTCATCCTCATGGActtcttttttgaagtcagttacttctttcaatggtGACCTTTCATCCTTAACAGCTCCACCATTTATTCTGTCTccaatttcattatcagAATTTTCACAATATTGGGCTGAACACCCGGACTTATTCTTAGAACCATCATTCGTCAATGCCGATAACTTCAAGGAACATTTTGTCGAAGATCCAGAAGTGGAATCTGCTGAAATTGTAAGAATGATATGCGTTGTTAGATGGTTTATTGCTACTTTAAGATCTCAATACTGTACCCGTAATGAATCTACTGGTTCAGAAAAGAAACCATTGAACCCATTTTTAGGTGAACTTTTCGTTGGTAAGTGGGaaagtaaagaaaatgaaaattttggtgaaaCTATCTTATTGAGTGAACAAGTATCACATCACCCACCAATGACTGCATACACTATTTTCAACGATAAGAATGAGGTCAGGCTAGAGGGTTATAACCAAGTCAAGGCATCTTTTGGTAAATCATTGACCTTATCTGTCAAACAATTGGGTCATGCTATATTGAATGTTAAAGACGAATCATATCTAATCACTTTACCACCTTTACATCTTGAGGGTTTATTAGTTGCCGCCCCATTTGTAGAATTAGAAGGTAGATCTTACATCCAATCTTCAACAGGTCTACACTGTGTTATTGAATATTCTGGTAAAGGTTACTTCTCCGGTAAGagtaattcttttaaagCAAGAATTTTTAAGACTGCAGAAGATGCCAAGGATAAAGAATCCGCTTTATACACAATTTCTGGCCAATGGTCTGGAACCTCCAAGATTTCTAAAGGTAAGACTGAACTTGGTACATTCCATGATGCTAAGGAAGCTGCTCCTGAACACTTAACTGTCAAACCAATTGAAGATCAACACCCATTAGAAAGTAGAAAAGCTTGGAAGGATGTTGCTGATGCAATTACTCAAGGTGACATGACTTTGATTGCTCAAACTAAGAGTACATTGGAAGAAAGTCAAAGAGAATTAagaaaacaagaagaagaaaaaggtATTGATTGGGAAAGAAGATGGTTTAAAGATATTAATTATGATGCATCTACTGAGGAtgaaaatacaaatataccccaagaaaatgatatattcACCAAATTAgcagaaaatttcaatttatccACTAAAAACGTTGCCAGTGGTACCTTAGTCGGCGAGAAGGACGATAAAAAGGAAGGTGCTACTTCTATACATTGGAGATTCCAAAGGGACTTGTGGGATGCTGAAAAGGAAGTTGTTGTATGA
- the KAFR0A03780 gene encoding uncharacterized protein (similar to Saccharomyces cerevisiae YOR238W; ancestral locus Anc_8.660): protein MKSHLIIVPCHSIWNPFIEQLNNYGQDSAHWYLAPFQFEGNDHLAFIKHGLKAIEILIEDLQNSLVILSGGQTKAAAGPISEAQSYYYLMSKLLHTYEDNNKRDALNFDDETVSILNKISTLMRDRNITLNNLFSPQNITTEEFSLDSFDNLVFSIDRFHSVIDNYPREISIVGFGFKSKRFIFHHARAIDFPPNKINYIAIEPQPSYDSTDKLKAYYEELNVLENKNALSLFANDWYAIKSPLIDKKRSRNPFKRSSVKTVPSLLRLDKFNGDEESHYNAYIKGRMPWSIK, encoded by the coding sequence ATGAAATCACACTTGATTATTGTACCATGCCATTCAATATGGAATCCCTTCATAGAGCAACTTAATAATTATGGACAAGATTCGGCACACTGGTATTTAGCGccatttcaatttgaaggTAACGATCACCTAGCGTTTATAAAGCATGGACTCAAAGCTATTGAAATACTCATTGAAGACTTACAAAATTCTCTTGTCATACTTAGTGGGGGTCAGACTAAAGCTGCTGCTGGCCCAATTTCTGAAGCTCaaagttattattatttgatgtcGAAATTGCTACATACTTACGAGGACAATAACAAGAGGGACGCACTAAActttgatgatgaaactGTTTCAATACTGAACAAGATCTCTACTTTAATGAGGGATAGAAATATCACTTTAAATAACTTATTCAGTCCACAAAATATTACTACTGAAGAGTTTTCTTTAGACtcatttgataatttagTATTTTCCATAGATAGATTCCACTCTGTGATTGACAATTACCCCAGGGAAATTAGCATTGTGGGTTTTGGTTTCAAAAGCAAAAGATTCATATTTCATCATGCACGGGCAATTGATTTTCCACCAAATAAAATCAACTACATTGCAATTGAGCCACAACCATCTTATGATTCGACAGACAAATTGAAAGCTTActatgaagaattgaatgtgttagaaaacaaaaatgcATTAAGTTTATTTGCAAATGATTGGTATGCAATTAAAAGTCCCTTGATTGATAAGAAACGTAGCAGAAATCCGTTTAAGAGATCTTCTGTAAAAACAGTCCCAAGTTTATTAAGATTGgacaaattcaatggtGATGAAGAATCACACTATAATGCGTATATAAAAGGCAGAATGCCATGGTCTATTAAATGA
- the PXA1 gene encoding ATP-binding cassette long-chain fatty acid transporter PXA1 (similar to Saccharomyces cerevisiae PXA1 (YPL147W); ancestral locus Anc_8.661) translates to MSELAIANKLQKLVADMHSHCIGLNLKDVTLKTYLNTLLNHLLRLIKSPLSQPRHKRRAQIVFLSLVVSCLSLVTGCSYFGYRIVSKCYYFFKYSNKRHEGAPLRRTRSQTLLNSGARIMYIPDDKTMNTNVNVISKDKRKKIFIPPKYDDVYEHDKYLFKAIDSSIANGQNKQSQLFYSKFLNQMNAISKILIPSIFDKNSVLLVLQIFFLIMRTWLSLFVARLDGQIVRDIISHRGRKFLLDLVVWFLIAVPASYTNSAIKLLQRKLSLNFKVNLTRYIHDMYLDDRLAFYKLMFDTKASSSVIKNIDNSITNDVSRFCDATCSVVANIAKPVIDLVFFSIYLRDNLGTVGVGGIFFNYFLTGYILRRYTPPLGKLTSASSAADGTYYNYHLNMINNSEEIAFYQGTDVERIKVQKLYETLMEAMLNVSKRKFNYNMIEDYILKYTWSGLGYVFASIPIVLSTVATGVNSEQRNMKDFIVNKRLMLSLADAGSRLMHSIKDISQLTGYTNRIFTLLAALHRVHSINFNYGATTRSSQIDWDQLSSNKDMHTANNLHLIKQKRIEKATEVVQGTVQNNFNGVRLENVDIVIPSTRAKNGTKLIKKLTFQVPPSIDPLSSRADSVQDFNEITNDISIPFLNSAGSSLLILGPNGCGKSSIQRIIAEIWPIYNKNGLLSKPTEANLLCVPQKPYFTRGGTLRDQIIYPMSSDEFFDRGLKDKLLVQVLREVKLDYLLKRDKGWSYLDTVSDWKDVLSGGEKQRMNFARIMFHKPRFVVLDEATNAISADMEDYLFNVLKRYRFNFITISQRPSLIKYHDLLLEISDDNSGLWQLQTLGTDEAITSIDNEIEEIKRKLEKVNEWKAEREELQRKLEIL, encoded by the coding sequence ATGTCAGAATTAGCAATAGCAAATAAGCTTCAAAAGCTTGTTGCTGACATGCACAGTCACTGTATAGGGCTGAATTTGAAAGACGTCACATTAAAAACGTATCTGAATACACTATTAAATCATTTACTTCGATTAATTAAATCCCCATTATCTCAACCAAGGCATAAGAGGAGAGCACAAATTGTTTTCCTTTCTCTGGTGGTTTCATGTTTGTCTCTAGTCACTGGTTGTTCCTATTTTGGATACAGAATAGTGTCAAAGTGTTATTACTTTTTTAAGTATTCTAATAAACGTCATGAGGGAGCACCATTAAGACGTACCAGATCACAAACCCTCCTGAATTCTGGTGCAAGGATAATGTATATACCAGATGATAAAACTATGAACACTAACGTAAACGTTATTTCAAAGgataaaagaaagaaaatattcataCCCCCAAAGTATGATGATGTTTATGAACACGATAAGTATCTCTTTAAGGCGATTGATAGTAGTATTGCAAATGGACAAAACAAGCAATCTCAACTCTTTTATTCtaaattcttgaatcaaatgaacgcaatttctaaaatattaataccttcaatttttgacaaAAATTCTGTACTCCTAGTtttacaaattttcttccttATTATGAGGACTTGGTTATCACTATTTGTTGCAAGGTTAGATGGTCAAATTGTAAGAGATATAATTTCTCACAGAGGTCgcaaatttcttttggaTTTAGTAGTATGGTTTTTAATTGCCGTACCAGCATCCTATACCAATAGTGCCATCAAATTAttgcaaagaaaattgagTCTAAATTTCAAAGTGAATTTAACTAGATATATTCATGACATGTATCTAGATGATAGATTAGCTTTTTATAAGCTTATGTTTGATACCAAGGCTTCTAGTTCTGTAATAAAAAACATCGACAATTCAATAACAAATGACGTTTCAAGATTCTGTGATGCGACTTGTTCTGTCGTTGCGAATATTGCTAAGCCTGTAATAGATTTGGTGTTCTTTTCAATCTATTTACGTGATAATTTAGGTACTGTCGGCGTCGGAGGtatctttttcaactaCTTCCTTACAGGTTATATCTTGAGAAGATATACTCCACCTTTGGGGAAGCTCACTAGCGCAAGCTCTGCTGCTGATGGTACTTATTACAATTATCATCTCAATATGATCAATAATAGCGAAGAAATTGCATTTTATCAAGGCACAGACGTTGAAAGAATAAAAGTCCAGAAATTATATGAAACTTTAATGGAAGCTATGCTCAACGTCagtaaaagaaaattcaactATAATATGATTGAAGATTACATTCTAAAATATACTTGGTCCGGTTTGGGTTACGTTTTCGCTTCTATCCCCATTGTTTTGTCAACTGTGGCAACTGGTGTCAATTCTGAACAAAGAAATATGAAAGATTTTATCGtgaataaaagattaatgCTTTCCTTGGCAGATGCGGGCTCTAGATTAATGCATTCAATTAAGGATATTTCTCAATTGACAGGGTACACAAATCGAATTTTTACACTTTTAGCAGCTCTACACAGGgttcattcaataaattttaaTTACGGCGCAACCACTAGATCATCCCAAATTGATTGGGATCAGCTTAGCTCAAACAAAGATATGCATACTGCAAATAATTTACATTTAATTAAACAGAAGCGCATTGAAAAGGCAACAGAAGTTGTTCAAGGAACTGTGCAGAACAATTTTAATGGTGTAAGGTTAGAAAATGTCGACATCGTAATTCCTTCAACAAGAGCCAAGAACGGaacaaaattaataaaaaaactGACTTTCCAGGTTCCACCCAGCATCGATCCACTTTCTTCTAGAGCTGATTCAGTTCaagattttaatgaaattactAATGATATATCAATACCATTTTTGAACAGTGCAGGCTCGAGCTTGTTAATTTTAGGGCCAAATGGTTGTGGTAAAAGttcaattcaaagaatcatAGCAGAAATTTGGCCAATTTATAACAAAAATGGTCTTCTGTCGAAGCCAACTGAGGCTAATTTATTATGTGTTCCACAGAAGCCTTATTTTACAAGAGGTGGTACTTTAAGAGATCAAATCATATATCCAATGTCATCggatgaattttttgatagaGGCTTAAAAGATAAGCTCTTAGTCCAGGTACTAAGAGAGGTAAAACTAGATTATCTATTAAAAAGAGACAAGGGTTGGTCTTATTTGGATACAGTTTCAGATTGGAAGGATGTTTTGAGCGGTGGTGAGAAACAAAGAATGAATTTTGCACGTATTATGTTCCATAAACCACGTTTCGTTGTATTAGATGAAGCAACCAATGCGATTAGTGCAGACATGGAGGATTATTTGTTCAATGTCCTAAAGAGGTATCGTTTCAACTTCATCACCATTTCTCAGAGACCATctttaataaaatatcacGATTTACTATTGGAAATTTCAGACGATAATAGTGGATTATGGCAACTACAAACATTAGGTACCGATGAAGCAATTACATccattgataatgaaattgaggaaattaaaagaaaactgGAGAAAGTTAATGAATGGAAAGCAGAAAGGgaagaattacaaagaaaattggaGATCCTATAA
- the KAFR0A03800 gene encoding uncharacterized protein (ancestral locus Anc_8.663), with protein MTVNKTRLITSTSKLHDGPSFNKPLTDKIEPLQFTLKDISKTSATAIPVFDHSILAISLIDFLKEEFNYEIENGDTYPQLGELSRDDFIHYWFHSFAVIAIKGTNLDIIFSEDTNWSEYILGTFYIKPNYMPRCSHNCNAGFLVNHNLRGFKIGYRLGQIYVQWAPLLGYTYSVFNLVFVTNQASWRIWDKFKFDRIGMVPKAAVLKGHKEPIDAIIFGKDLTKIEPEILQDFE; from the coding sequence ATGACCGTCAATAAAACAAGATTAATTACTTCAACTTCGAAGTTACATGATGGCCCAAGCTTTAATAAACCATTAACCGACAAAATCGAGCCATTGCAATttactttgaaagatatttctAAGACTTCAGCAACTGCAATTCCCGTCTTTGATCATTCAATCTTAGCAATTTCATTGATCGACTTCTTGAAAGAGGAATTCAACTacgaaattgaaaatggagATACTTATCCACAGTTAGGAGAATTGTCCAGAGATGattttattcattattGGTTTCACTCATTTGCTGTCATCGCCATTAAAGGGACAAATCttgatataattttcaGTGAAGATACAAATTGGTCTGAATATATCTTGGGTACGTTTTATATTAAACCAAACTATATGCCTCGTTGTTCGCACAATTGTAATGCCGGTTTCTTGGTTAACCACAATTTACGAGGTTTTAAAATCGGATACAGACTTGGCCAAATATATGTTCAATGGGCTCCTTTGTTGGGTTACACATATTCCGTGTTCAACTTAGTCTTTGTAACTAATCAGGCAAGTTGGAGAATTTGggataaattcaaatttgatagaattGGTATGGTACCAAAAGCTGCCGTATTGAAAGGTCATAAAGAACCAATTGACGCAATCATTTTCGGTAAAGATTTAACCAAAATTGAACCAGAAATATTACAGGACTTTGAATAG